The genomic interval aaaagacaaactacacaatgggagaacatatttgacagtacgtctgtataggagttaataaccaaaatttataaagaacttgtaaatctcaacaccaggaagacaaacaatccaataaaaaaatgggcaaaagaaatgaatagacacttctccaaagaggacatacagatggccaataggcatatgacaaaatgctcaacatcactaatcattagagaaatgcagatcaaaaccacaatgagatatcacttcacacctgtcagaatggcgctcatcaacaaaacaacacagaataagtgctggcgaggatgtggagaatagggaaccctcttacactgctggtgggaatgcagactggtgcagcctctgtggaaaacggtatggagattcctcaaaaaattgaaaattaaactgccttttgacccagccatcccacttttaggaatataccccaggacaccatagaacggttccagaaggagaaatgcacccccatgtttatagcagcattgttcacaatagcgaagatctggaaacagcccaagtgtccgtcagaggacgagtggattaaaaagctttggtacatatatactatggaatactactcagccataagaaatgatgacattggatcatttacaataacatagatggaccttgataacattatacggaatgaaataagtaaatcagaaaaaactaagaactatatgaacccatacatagatgggacataaaaatgagactcagagacatggacaagaatgtgatggtaacagggagtgggtggagggttggggagggggcgaggaagagagggagggagttgggtgaggggagaggcacaaagcaAACCGgacagaaggtgacggaggatgatttgactttgagtgaggggtatgcagcataatcaaaggtcaaaataatctggagatgtttcctcggaacatatttaccctgatttatcaatgtcactgcattaaaattaataaaaaaataaaataaaagacttaggcaaattaaaaacaaaaaaaatcaaagcctaagaattcaaaataattttttttatatattctgggtgTTTCTAGTTACTTCTTCCTTTGCCCcaatctccctccctcctcacccaATTCTACCCAgcctcctgttctgttaggaggaCTTGAGCCAACAGAGGCTCAAGGATGAGTTCTCATCCTCTAAGTCATGAGAGGCACTGACAAGTGCTCACCCAAGAAGTGATGTGGTCAGATTGGAATTAAGTGAAACACTCTGTCCTCTATGTGATGGGTAGATTGTGGGGTATATTGACAGGGGGTAAAGAAAACCAGCTACAAGGCATTGCAATAGTTCTGGTAAAAAATCATCTCAGTCCAAGCTTCGGAGGTGTGTGTAGTGATAGCAAGAACTTGATCATTGGTCGGGGTTAGGGAAGAAGAGGAGTGAGGAATGATGACAGTATCTCCAGTTTAGGTGAATGCACAGATGGTAGTATCGTTCCCCAAAGAGAGACTACCTACGGAGGTAAGAGAATAAGTGCTGCTGGAGTTGAGTGGGAGGAGGAATGCTAAATGCCATTCAGACCCATTTTGTTTGGGTGCCTATGGAAGTCTCAATAAATATGTCCCTGACATATCTCCATGCTTATGGTAAAATAACTTTGGGTAACTTGAGACAAAACTGCCTGAGATGATGCAGTTAAATAGCTAAAGGCTGGTTATCCAGGAAAGAGGGAGTGCCACATCCTGAAGAAGTGAATGATGACAGCTGAATCTACAGAAATGCCAGAGAGGGTAACTGCTACAGTGACCTTAGATTTACATTTTTCTAGCCAATTCCAGCAATTTGGCTTTCTATGACTTAAGCCTgcccaacttttatttcctttagtgAATTGTCACACTCCCCATCAGAGACCAGTCCTGGGAGTCACTCCTCTTCCCACCTTGCCCAATTCTGCTTCTAATGCTTTTCTAAAATCTTTCTTAACCAAGTAGGCAGTCCATAGACTCTTGGGAAACATGAGGACATTCTACAAAGAGAAAACCCAGGAAGGGACCAAACCCAGAGGGAGCTTCCACTCCCCACCCGTCCCCTTGACCATGGGCTAAGACTGGGTTCTGTGTGTGTAAGGCAGTGccgggctgagaggactagatcCTCTTCCTCCAGCCAAAATAACTTATTCCCCCTTCATGACTAGCAAGTGTTGCTTTTAGGTGCATGatgaagttgtttttcttttggtttggtgttggtttgattttgtttttagaaGCTATTGAAAGTATTGGATGGTTTGAGGAGCAGACTTAAAGAGGGGTCAAGATGTTTATCCTCCTTTGGGAGTTGGCCAAGACAGTCAGTTGCAACCATTGACCTACACATGGGTTTTTATACAGTGAGATACAGGAACAAAAGCCAAAAAGAACACAAGATTCCAGGACTTCCAGGATTTATTCTGTATCATTGTACACACTCACAGATTCAGCTCTAATACTGGGGATGAAGTCACAATTACTGTAGTAACTGTCCTCAGACAGAGGCTCTGGCCACCTGAGGTTGAGACTGGGTGGGATTGAAGtcattatgaatgggtgctgggctataacttccccctcctcccccactctaTCACAGAGACATGCAGAAGGCCAAGGTCAGGCAGGTTTACAGTGAGGTGGGCTATCCACACTGGGAGGTCTGAGGTAAGTAAGGGCACTGGCTCAGCTCTCTCTCCACTTGTGTGGAATGGTCTGAGGGCCTCTGGGATACCGGGGGTGGTTACTTATGTTTGGGAGGCCACTGCACCTCTTGAATCTTCTGCTGCTCATCTGCAGCGGGCAAGACTTCTCCCTTCAGGGGCTGGATTGTGTGGGTCTCTTGGACTTGTCCAGGAGCGGGGACAAATGTAGGTTTCTCCAGATGATTCTCCTGCTGTTCTGCTGGCTCCAGCTGCTTCTCCTGCTGCCCCATGTGCTCCGGcagctgttctttctttttcagttgcTCTTCTCTCTTTGCTAGCTCTTGATCTAATTGCTGGTCTAGTAGCTTCTTCTCCTGTTCCAGCTGTTCCTTTAGCTCTTGCTCCTTTTGTGCTTTATCCTCCTCTAGCTGCTGCTTTAAGTCTTCTGCTTCCTGATTCTCATGctgctcctgtggctgctgctgcAGTTCCTGCTCCTGTTGCTCCTGCTGCTTCTGCTGTTCCAGATGCTGTTCCTGCTCCTGTGACtcttgttgctgctgctgctgttccaGATGCTGTTGCTCCTGCTGCAGCTTCTCAGGCTGTAGCTCACAGTCTTGCTCAGGCACCTGCTTCACAGGAGTTGTGTGTTTCTCCCTGTGTTCCAAGGGGATCTCCTTTGGCAGCTCAGAGGATACCTCCTGGCATGGGACAGGCAGTGGAGTCGGCTGCTTCACTTGCTCCGGCTGGGTATCCGTGGGAGGAGAAACTGGCTTAAGGGGCTCCTGACTGAGGAAAGGAGGCAGGGTCACTGGCAGAAGTTGTTGCTGGGACATCTTAGAAGCTGCTTTAGGTCAATCTGAAAGACAGGAGGGGTCACAGCAGTGGCTGAAGAGAGGAAGTAGATGAATTCCACAGAAATCAGTGCCCAGTTTCTTAGGACCCCTCTCTCCCTGGAGCCAAGCACTCTCCCACCACCTCCAGCTGTCTGTCATTCTCCAGAGGCCACAGAGAGTGGGGGTAGTAACAGCGAGAGGTGGAGGTAGGCCCTCTTCGGAGCCTCCGTCTTCCTAAGGGAGGTCTGCCCCCAGAGCTGCTCTACAAAGGTGGGCTGGGTGTCCCTGCACCTCCTGCCCACAACTCATCAttgtctctcttcatttctgactttcatcaaaaaaggaggagaggagagtttGGAGATTACAACAGAAAGAGGTAAGTTCCTAAGAAAGAAGTTTCCTGGAGGAATCCGGAGTCCTGGAAAGCAATAGCATGTTGGAGAGGACATGAGAGGTCATAGCATGAGCCCTGGATTGGAGTCACAGGACACAGTGTTGGTTAAATCTTCCACTGAAATTCTGTATGCTGCTGCTGGGCAAGAAACTTagcccctctgtgcctcagctaTCTCCTCTTTAACATGAGCCAGCCTATTGGCCTGTTCAAATGCAAAGCTACCTTCTCTCAGGACCTCTGAGCTTTAGCTGCAGCCCAGGGCTCAGGTAAAGGTGCTGGGGGGCTGAGAGGGGCTGCAAGGTTGCTGAGAGCAGAACTGGCTCTTTCAAGTCTCCATTTTTAAGTTGGATTTTCCTGCTCATTCTATGCTTGGGTTTctacaaataaaaagttttctctggctctggctgattggcttagtggtagagcatcagcccagtgtgtggatgtttcaggttcgactcctagtcagggcacacaggagaagcgaccatctgcttctccatccttccccctcccccttctctctctctctctctctctctctctctcccttttccacagccatggttcaattgatttgaaagcatcagccctgggtgctgaggatggtttcatggagcctctgcctcaggtgctaaaaatagctcagtagctagcatggcctcagccccagacaggggttgctgggtagatcctacatggggtgcatgagggagtctgtttctttatctcccttcctctcacttggaaaagaagaaaaaaaggttttCCCCATTCTGAAGCTTTCTCTTTTGCCACAGAACTAAGAGTTACAAGAATTTTTCTGAAGTCCCTATAcctataaagaaggaaaaatcacagtcaatataaaacaattttaggaAAGAATTTGGCCATATTCCCCTTGCATTCCCATCTTATTCCTACCTCccctcactctcactctcactctcacacacacaaacacaaacacaaagtCCAAAATATGGTCCCAAGAAAAGATAGGACAGGAGGAGACTGTCATCTGTTCTATTTCCATGCTATGGCACCTACCCCTCATCACAGTGGCCTGAGTCCTTTTGGAAAAACAGATAATTCAGCTGAACCCAGTCTATGAGTGATACCTGCACCCACATTGGCTAGCCACTCCAACCACATTTCTGGCCTGCAGGAGGCCC from Saccopteryx leptura isolate mSacLep1 chromosome 2, mSacLep1_pri_phased_curated, whole genome shotgun sequence carries:
- the IVL gene encoding involucrin, coding for MSQQQLLPVTLPPFLSQEPLKPVSPPTDTQPEQVKQPTPLPVPCQEVSSELPKEIPLEHREKHTTPVKQVPEQDCELQPEKLQQEQQHLEQQQQQQESQEQEQHLEQQKQQEQQEQELQQQPQEQHENQEAEDLKQQLEEDKAQKEQELKEQLEQEKKLLDQQLDQELAKREEQLKKKEQLPEHMGQQEKQLEPAEQQENHLEKPTFVPAPGQVQETHTIQPLKGEVLPAADEQQKIQEVQWPPKHK